One Campylobacteraceae bacterium DNA window includes the following coding sequences:
- a CDS encoding peptide deformylase has translation MIKEVLTYPNPILRKKSQDVLVFDEKLHALLDDMYDTMMEYAGVGLAAIQISVPLNVLIISLPNEEDFQDKEDLIEAINPKITHKDGEQISQEGCLSIPGFNEDVKRAQHIVLEYYDRNGKLIKIEAEDFPAVAWQHEMEHLSGHVFIENLSVTKRKKFEKDWKKEMKNKK, from the coding sequence ATGATTAAAGAAGTTTTAACCTATCCCAATCCTATCTTGCGGAAAAAATCCCAGGATGTTTTGGTTTTTGATGAAAAATTGCATGCATTATTAGATGATATGTATGATACGATGATGGAATACGCAGGCGTTGGTCTTGCTGCTATTCAAATATCTGTGCCTTTAAATGTTCTTATAATTTCTTTACCCAATGAAGAAGATTTTCAAGATAAAGAAGATTTAATTGAAGCTATTAATCCTAAAATTACCCATAAAGACGGAGAACAAATTTCTCAAGAAGGGTGTTTAAGTATTCCTGGTTTTAATGAAGATGTTAAAAGAGCCCAGCATATTGTGTTAGAATATTATGATAGAAATGGCAAACTTATAAAAATTGAAGCCGAAGATTTTCCAGCTGTTGCATGGCAACACGAAATGGAACATTTATCGGGACATGTTTTTATTGAAAACCTATCTGTAACCAAACGAAAAAAGTTTGAAAAAGATTGGAAAAAAGAAATGAAGAATAAAAAGTAA
- the clpP gene encoding ATP-dependent Clp endopeptidase proteolytic subunit ClpP, protein MSYIPYVVEQTGRGERSYDIFSRLLKDRIIMLSGEVNDSVASTIVAQLLFLEAEDPEKDIYLYINSPGGVITSGMAIYDTMNYIKAHVSTICIGQAASMGAFLLSAGEKGKRYSLPHARIMIHQPSGGAQGQSTDIQIQAAEIQRMKDELNALIASQTGQEVSKVEEDTERDNFMSATEACAYGLVDEVITSHK, encoded by the coding sequence ATGAGTTACATTCCATACGTAGTAGAACAGACTGGCCGAGGTGAGAGATCTTATGATATCTTCTCACGGTTATTAAAAGATAGAATTATAATGTTAAGTGGTGAAGTAAACGATAGTGTTGCTTCAACAATTGTGGCTCAACTTCTATTCTTAGAAGCTGAAGATCCAGAAAAAGATATCTACTTATATATAAACTCTCCAGGTGGAGTTATTACGAGTGGAATGGCAATTTATGATACGATGAATTATATTAAAGCACATGTTTCTACTATTTGTATAGGGCAAGCTGCTTCAATGGGAGCTTTCTTATTATCAGCAGGAGAAAAAGGTAAACGTTATTCTTTACCACATGCTAGAATTATGATTCACCAACCTTCAGGTGGTGCTCAAGGGCAATCTACTGATATTCAAATTCAAGCGGCTGAAATTCAAAGAATGAAAGACGAATTGAATGCATTAATTGCTTCTCAAACAGGTCAAGAAGTATCTAAAGTTGAAGAAGATACTGAAAGAGATAACTTTATGTCTGCTACTGAAGCTTGTGCATATGGTTTAGTTGATGAAGTGATTACAAGCCATAAATAA
- a CDS encoding trigger factor: protein MEFNAKKVNTANAVVTATITKAVIDTNINKLAKEAAKTMDIQGFRKGKVPAHIVKARYGDKLVKDAESDALRAILSDALKELAIADDALIGEPTISKFDKQDSGDIEIEIKVANRPQIDLGDYKGLLPEVKLKKVAKKDLDAKLQEIASQGAELTKIARKRMVKDQDYTLIDFEGFVDGVAFDGGKGEGHSLQIGSNSFIPGFEDQIIGMKYEETKDVVVTFPAEYQSKDLAGKEATFKVTLIEIQEKKEVELTDEFAAKMLPDEKDATVATLTAKIEENMVNETKSVYYRDELKPAYLDTLVESLAFDLPESVVDQEVNYALNNKVKELKEDEVKALQDDAKKVDAMRDDLREDAAKSVKATFIIDALAKAEGVEINDQEVSQVIYYEAMQMGQNPQDVLKQYQEAGYLPAIKMSMIEDRVISKLLDEKLGK, encoded by the coding sequence ATGGAATTTAACGCAAAGAAAGTTAATACAGCTAATGCAGTTGTAACTGCAACTATTACTAAGGCTGTTATTGATACAAATATCAATAAATTAGCTAAAGAAGCTGCAAAAACTATGGACATTCAAGGGTTTAGAAAAGGTAAAGTACCTGCACACATTGTTAAAGCCAGATATGGTGATAAACTTGTTAAAGATGCTGAGAGTGATGCTTTAAGAGCTATTTTAAGTGATGCTTTAAAAGAATTAGCAATTGCTGATGATGCTTTAATTGGAGAACCTACAATTTCTAAGTTTGATAAACAAGATTCAGGTGATATTGAAATTGAAATCAAAGTGGCTAACAGACCTCAAATTGATTTAGGTGATTATAAAGGTTTACTTCCAGAAGTTAAACTTAAAAAAGTTGCTAAAAAAGATTTAGATGCTAAATTACAAGAAATCGCTTCTCAAGGTGCAGAATTAACTAAAATAGCTAGAAAAAGAATGGTTAAAGATCAAGATTATACTTTAATTGATTTTGAAGGTTTTGTTGATGGTGTTGCTTTTGATGGTGGAAAAGGTGAAGGTCATTCTTTACAAATTGGTTCAAACTCATTTATTCCAGGATTTGAAGATCAAATCATTGGTATGAAATATGAAGAAACTAAAGATGTTGTTGTTACTTTCCCTGCTGAGTACCAATCTAAAGATTTAGCTGGTAAAGAAGCTACATTCAAAGTAACATTAATTGAAATTCAAGAGAAAAAAGAAGTTGAATTAACAGACGAATTCGCTGCTAAAATGTTACCAGATGAAAAAGATGCTACTGTTGCAACTTTAACTGCTAAAATCGAAGAAAACATGGTTAATGAAACAAAATCTGTATATTACAGAGATGAGTTAAAACCTGCATATTTAGATACTTTAGTTGAAAGTTTAGCATTTGATTTACCAGAATCTGTAGTTGATCAAGAAGTTAATTATGCTTTAAACAATAAAGTTAAAGAATTAAAAGAAGATGAAGTAAAAGCTTTACAAGATGATGCTAAAAAAGTAGATGCGATGAGAGACGATTTACGAGAAGACGCTGCTAAATCAGTAAAAGCTACATTTATTATAGATGCATTAGCTAAAGCTGAAGGTGTTGAAATTAATGATCAAGAAGTATCTCAAGTAATTTATTACGAAGCAATGCAAATGGGACAAAATCCTCAAGATGTATTAAAACAATATCAAGAAGCTGGGTATTTACCAGCTATTAAAATGTCTATGATCGAAGACAGAGTTATTTCAAAATTATTAGATGAAAAATTAGGAAAATAA